CGGACTATTGCAGACTGAAGGGACGCAGAGGGTGTGGCCATTGCCCGCGCGGACCCCAAAGACATAAACGGCGGGATTCGCTGCGTGGAGGTTTCACTACTGCCCACTGGTCACACTCTCACTCTCATTTGGCGCTTGCTGCCGATCTCTAGCCTAACCGCTCGGCCGCCGACACGCGGGAAACAGGGCGGTAGCTACGCGCTCTTTCCCGGCTTGTTGACGATGATCCGCACCACGGTGGTGGGTTCCTCCAAAAGTTCCTGTCCGCAAACCACAACGGACGTTTCCACGCCACCAAGCTTGCGGATAACTTTCTTTGCCTTCTCAATCTCTTCGCCTGCGCTTCGGCCCTTAATGGCCACCACTTCACCGCGGCCGTTCAAGAGTGGGATGGTCAGGCCAGCAAGGTTGCTCAGTGCGGAGACTGCCCGCGCCGTAACGACGTCAGCATCGACAAGGCCCACTGCCAGTTCAGCGCGGGTCCTCATGATGGTGACGTTGTCCAGGCCGAGGTCATCCACTACCTCTTGGAGCCAAATGACGCGGCGCTCCAGGGGCTCAATCAAGGTAAGTTCAAGATCCGGCCGGGCAATTGCCAAGCACAGACCCGGAAGGCCCGCACCGGACCCCACGTCGGCAACGTGGCTGTCCATCGCAATGGCAGATTCGATGACCGCGCAGTTCAGGACGTGACGGCTCCACAAGCGAGGGATCTCGCGCGGACCGATCAGTCCCCGTTCGGTGCCGGATGTAGCCAGGTGTTCAACATAGCGCTTGGCGAGATCCAGGCGCTCCCCAAAGATCTTCTCTGCCGCTTCCAGTTCAGCTGCGGTGATGTCAACCATGAGCTTCTAGTCAGCCGAGACTACGATGTGGCGACCAGCGCCTTCGCCCTCGGATTCCGAAACCAGTCCGAGATCAGCGACGACGTCGTGGACAATCTTGCGTTCGTAAGCGCTCATGGGTTCCAGGGCTACAGTCCCACCATCGGCCTTGACCTTGGCCACGGCATCCTCGGCGATCTGCTGGAGAACTCCGGCACGCTCCTTGCGGTATCCGTTGATGTCCAGCACCAGGCGGGACCGGTTCTCGGTAGCGGACAGCACTGAGAGGCGCGCCAGTTCCTGGAGTGCTTCCAGCACCTCGCCGTCGCGGCCTACGAGGCTGTCCAGGGCTGCGGACTCTTCGTCTGCGCCGATGGAGATGTAGGTACGCCCGTTGCGGACCTCAATGTCGATGTCGCCGTCGATGTCGGCGATGTCCAGGAGCTCCTCGAGGTAGTCGGCAGCGATGTCGCCTTCCTCTTCCAAGCGGCTGGCCGTCTTGGACTGGGTTTCTTCCTGGGAGTCGTCCTGGTCTTCAGTTACGGCGGAGGTAACTTCTTCGGTGCTCTCGGCAGACATTACTTCTTCTTCCTGTTCTTACGTTGTGGCTGGACGCGCTGGGCACGGGCCTCGGCGGCTGCAACCGCCGCAGCTTCGGCCTCGGCAGCGGCATCAGCGGCTGAAGTCTTTTTGCCACCCAAGAGCGGCGGCAGGCCCTT
This Paenarthrobacter sp. GOM3 DNA region includes the following protein-coding sequences:
- a CDS encoding Jag family protein; the protein is MSAESTEEVTSAVTEDQDDSQEETQSKTASRLEEEGDIAADYLEELLDIADIDGDIDIEVRNGRTYISIGADEESAALDSLVGRDGEVLEALQELARLSVLSATENRSRLVLDINGYRKERAGVLQQIAEDAVAKVKADGGTVALEPMSAYERKIVHDVVADLGLVSESEGEGAGRHIVVSAD
- the rsmG gene encoding 16S rRNA (guanine(527)-N(7))-methyltransferase RsmG, with the translated sequence MVDITAAELEAAEKIFGERLDLAKRYVEHLATSGTERGLIGPREIPRLWSRHVLNCAVIESAIAMDSHVADVGSGAGLPGLCLAIARPDLELTLIEPLERRVIWLQEVVDDLGLDNVTIMRTRAELAVGLVDADVVTARAVSALSNLAGLTIPLLNGRGEVVAIKGRSAGEEIEKAKKVIRKLGGVETSVVVCGQELLEEPTTVVRIIVNKPGKSA